The genomic region GCCAGGTCCTTTTCCCACAGAAGGAGCTTGGACGCGGCTTGTTCCACCCGGATTCAAGATTGAAAAGAGAATGAAAAAACGAATTCCCTTACAGCGATTTGGAGAGCATAAAGAGCTAGCCAACCTTGCGTCCTTCCTGATCAGTGGCGGGGCGACCTTCATCAATGGAGAAGTGGTGACCATCGATGGAGGCGAATGGCTGAAAGGGGCGGGAGAATTCAACGAAATGGAGAGAGTGCCCGAAATGGTATGGAAAGCCATGGACGTCTTGAGAAAAAAGAAAAAGAGAAAGTAAATGTCCGTATCTGAAAAACTTTTTTTGATAATTTGGGTATTCTTACTGGTCTCATGCACCAGCAACAATGTTGATACAGTGTATCTGAACGGCACAATATGGACAGGTGTTGAAGGTGCTACCAGAGCACAAGCCATGGCTGTCAAAGGTGAATCACTTGTTGTGGTGGGGTCAAATGAAAAAGTGGAGCGTCTCAAAAGTCCAAATACGGTTGTTGTAGACTTGAAAGGTCGATTTGTTGTGCCTGGATTGATGGATGCTCACACGCATTTTATGGATGGGGGATTTCAACTTATCCGTCTGAATTTTAGGGAAGTGGATTCTCCTGAAGATTTCGTTTTCAAGATTGACAGCGCAGCGCAGGTAATGGATCCGGGACAATGGATCCTCGGTGGAAACTGGGATCACGAAAAGTGGGGTGGTGAATTACCACATCATTCATGGGTGGACGATGTTTCCAGAGAAAACCCTGTCTTTGTCCATAGAGTTGATATGCATATGGCCTTTGCCAATTCAAAGGCCATGGAACTGGCCGGCATAACAGGCGAAACACCTGATCCGCCGGGCGGTGTCATAGATCGGGACCATATGACTGGTAATCCAACAGGAATATTTCGGGAAGCTGGAGCTAAGGAACTGGTTCAGCGCGCTACTACTCCACCAACGGAAGAAGAACGGAGGAGAGCGCTTCAAAAGGCCATGGACTATGCACTTATGTCCGGTGTCACACAGGTACATGATATGTGTTCCTGGGAAGATTTGTTGACCTACAGACAAGTTGAGGCTTCCGGTGAATTCAGAATGCGCATTTACGCCGCTCCGTGGTGGACCAACTGGAAAAATCAGATCGACTACATTGCTGAGCACGGGACTGGAAACCAATGGCTCCAGTGGCCTGCTCTTAAGGGGATGATAGACGGTTCACTGGGCTCCCACACCGCATGGATGCATGATCCATACAAGGATGACCCCAATACCAGAGGCATCATTGTGACATCAGATACTGTCTTGTTCAAAACAATGATGCAAGAAGCTGACGAGGCAGGCATCCGGTTCGCCATACATGCTATTGGCACAAGAGCTAATGAGTGGGTCTTAGATCAGTATCTGGCAGTCAGCGAGATGAATGGCGAAAAAGAGAGACGCTCAAAAATCGAGCATTCACAACACCTCCGTACCTCAGAGATCGAGCGATTTGGGCGGGAGGGTGTCATACCTTCCGTTCAACCGTACCACGCCATCGATGACAGCAGATGGGCCTCTAAACGGGTCGAGGAAGAGATATTGCGGGGGACATATGCATTTAAGTCTCTTTTGAATAGTGGTGCTACGTTAGTGTTTGGATCAGATTGGACTGTTGCGCCCATGTCTCCCATTCTCGGTATTTATGCCGCTGTTACCCGGGAAACCATTGATGGGTCACACCTCGGTGGATGGTACCCGGATGAAAAATTGACGGTGGAGGAGGCTCTCTCCGCTTATACTGTTAGTGTGGCTTACGCAGGATTTCAGGAAAATCTTTTGGGGACGCTTGAGGTGGGGAAACTTGCCGATTTTGTTGTTCTTTCCCATGATCTATTCAAAATAGAATCCGAGAAAATTAAGAATACAGGTGTGCTGCGAACTGTTGTTGGCGGAGAGACAAGATTCCTTTCCACAGATCCCGGAGGAAAAAAGCCTATCTGGTATTGATGGCTTCCTCTCTTGCCGAATATCTCTATTCTAAGGATCCACCATTTATTGCCTTCAGCCTGTCTCATATTCTGGGACTGGTAATAGCCATCCTCTTGGCCATATTTCTGCCCATATACGCTAAAAGAAATTTAACTGAGCGCAAACAACAACTGATCGGTTCAACGCTTGGTTGGCTTGTGGCATCGGCATACCTGAGCTGGGTGCTCCTGGAAATTGTGGCGGGAACATTTGATCTGAAATCCCACCTGCCGTTCCATCTTTGTAGAACAGCCAATCTGATGTTACCGTTTGTCATGATGAAAAGGAATTACCGTGTCTACGAAATTCTCTATTTCTGGGGACTTTCCGCAATGTTCCAGGCAAGCTTTTCGCCGGATATCTATGCTGGTTTTCCGCACTATCATTTTTTCCGGTTTATGCTGGCTCACAATCTGATGATTGTTGCCATTGTGTATGCCACTGTTGTTTACGGCATGAGACCGACTTGGCAAAGTTTGTGGCGTTCTTTCGGTGTGTTGTTTATATTCTTTTTAGGGACGATTCCCGTGAATCTCATGTTAGGTGCAAACTATTTCTGGATACTTAGGAAACCATCAACAGCATCACTCCTCGATTATTTTGGTCCCTGGCCGTGGTACCTATTCACCACAGCCTTTTTTGCACTTCTTCATTTCTATCTTGTCTACTTGCCTTTTCAACTTAAGGATAGAGGAATAAGAGTTGTCTGAGAGTAACGGAAAACAGGAGCAATCAGGCGGATTCGCAAAGACCACGAATTTTAAGTGGCTTGCCATCGGATTTGTTGTATTTGCATTGCTGGCTATTATGCCGACACCGGAATCGATGTTGTTCAAAGCGAGGGAACTGTTCGGCGGTGATCTGAGCCCTGTAGCCGTTACTCAGAAGGCTTACAATATGAAGATCATCATCGCCCTCCTTGGAGCATGTACAGTCTTTTTTGCTACGGAGGCGATTCCCATGCCAGCCGTCGCTCTCGTGATAGGACTGGTTCAGTTGTTCTTTGGGATTACAGAACCTTCGAAAATTGTACAGACCTACGCCCATGACGCCGTCTGGTTTATCGCTGGATCCTTGGCCATAGGATCCACACTTGTGAAATATGGATTGGACAAAAGAATAGGGATGCTTGTAGTAAAACTCTCCGGAAACAAAACAAGAAATATTGTACTCGGTCTGTTGCTCGGTACAGCAATTCCTTCCGCTTTTATTAACGAAGCGTCCATTGCGCCAATGTATATTCCAATTGCTCTTGCTTTGTACACATTGACCAATAAAACGGTCCCCGCTCCCAGACTTGGTAAGCTTCTCATGATGTCCATCGCCATAGGATGTATGGTGGGCGCACCTATGAGTCCTACAGGAGGAGCGCGGAATGCAATTATGATCGGGTTCCTGGAAGATTATGTCAGTCCCAACATTTCCTTCTTTGAGTGGATGAAGATGGGTGTCTTCTACACTGTGGTTATGTCGATAGTGATGGCTTTTTTGCTTCCATTTCTTTTTAAACCAGAAGTCAAGGATCTTTCAGAAGCAGTTGCCATCTTAAAAGTTGACCTTGAGAAACATGGCAAGATGACCCGGGAGCAGTGGCTTGTAGGGGGGATCATGATCCTAATAATCTTCATGTGGATCACAGACAAGACAGTTACTGCAAGCATACTCGGATTTTCGCTGGGACTGGGTGGTGTAGCCATCACAGGTGCCGTATTGTATATGCTTTTAGGGCTCACCTCTTGGCGGGATTACGAACAAAA from Candidatus Neomarinimicrobiota bacterium harbors:
- a CDS encoding amidohydrolase, giving the protein MSVSEKLFLIIWVFLLVSCTSNNVDTVYLNGTIWTGVEGATRAQAMAVKGESLVVVGSNEKVERLKSPNTVVVDLKGRFVVPGLMDAHTHFMDGGFQLIRLNFREVDSPEDFVFKIDSAAQVMDPGQWILGGNWDHEKWGGELPHHSWVDDVSRENPVFVHRVDMHMAFANSKAMELAGITGETPDPPGGVIDRDHMTGNPTGIFREAGAKELVQRATTPPTEEERRRALQKAMDYALMSGVTQVHDMCSWEDLLTYRQVEASGEFRMRIYAAPWWTNWKNQIDYIAEHGTGNQWLQWPALKGMIDGSLGSHTAWMHDPYKDDPNTRGIIVTSDTVLFKTMMQEADEAGIRFAIHAIGTRANEWVLDQYLAVSEMNGEKERRSKIEHSQHLRTSEIERFGREGVIPSVQPYHAIDDSRWASKRVEEEILRGTYAFKSLLNSGATLVFGSDWTVAPMSPILGIYAAVTRETIDGSHLGGWYPDEKLTVEEALSAYTVSVAYAGFQENLLGTLEVGKLADFVVLSHDLFKIESEKIKNTGVLRTVVGGETRFLSTDPGGKKPIWY
- a CDS encoding DASS family sodium-coupled anion symporter, which produces MSESNGKQEQSGGFAKTTNFKWLAIGFVVFALLAIMPTPESMLFKARELFGGDLSPVAVTQKAYNMKIIIALLGACTVFFATEAIPMPAVALVIGLVQLFFGITEPSKIVQTYAHDAVWFIAGSLAIGSTLVKYGLDKRIGMLVVKLSGNKTRNIVLGLLLGTAIPSAFINEASIAPMYIPIALALYTLTNKTVPAPRLGKLLMMSIAIGCMVGAPMSPTGGARNAIMIGFLEDYVSPNISFFEWMKMGVFYTVVMSIVMAFLLPFLFKPEVKDLSEAVAILKVDLEKHGKMTREQWLVGGIMILIIFMWITDKTVTASILGFSLGLGGVAITGAVLYMLLGLTSWRDYEQNVSWGVIILYAGAISLGAVFKSSGAAKWLADSLIAIMSNFGISSELPLIMFVILIGALLTNLMSAGATVAVIGPVVLEMAQASGTNVILVGVGLAISTSLAYWLVIGTPASSIVYASGQIEAKDFIRMATYAWPIAIIVMFAMVIFWWNGVLPYDYGIDMARVPVAGG
- a CDS encoding TIGR02206 family membrane protein — encoded protein: MASSLAEYLYSKDPPFIAFSLSHILGLVIAILLAIFLPIYAKRNLTERKQQLIGSTLGWLVASAYLSWVLLEIVAGTFDLKSHLPFHLCRTANLMLPFVMMKRNYRVYEILYFWGLSAMFQASFSPDIYAGFPHYHFFRFMLAHNLMIVAIVYATVVYGMRPTWQSLWRSFGVLFIFFLGTIPVNLMLGANYFWILRKPSTASLLDYFGPWPWYLFTTAFFALLHFYLVYLPFQLKDRGIRVV